The Deltaproteobacteria bacterium genome includes a window with the following:
- a CDS encoding 4-hydroxythreonine-4-phosphate dehydrogenase PdxA, protein MNTNQKHRPKLAIVMGDATGIGPELVAKSLTTEETRRLCRPAVIGDARVMAEAIQLTKAPLKIVPRKNWEKVSGDASLMEMFDLANLDPKEYKMGEVSARAGQACLQYLELGIGELMAERAAAMVFAPLNKLAMRLAGSPFKGELNHFISLTKAELAGEINFLEPLWTSRVTSHVAFREICDQLTPDRILRAITLLHKTMCRAGLEKPRIGVAALNPHGGEKGLFGPEEETIIAPAVEKARQQGMEVRGPFPADTIFVRARKGEFEGIVTMYHDQGQIATKLLGFDRGVTVSGGLPVVIATPAHGTAHDIAGKGIADVGAFQAALRIAVRMAGTR, encoded by the coding sequence TTGAATACCAATCAAAAACATCGACCCAAATTAGCCATAGTCATGGGAGACGCCACCGGCATCGGACCAGAGCTGGTGGCTAAATCTTTGACTACGGAAGAGACCCGACGACTCTGCCGCCCGGCGGTGATCGGCGACGCCCGAGTAATGGCCGAGGCGATCCAATTGACCAAAGCCCCTCTGAAGATCGTTCCCCGGAAAAATTGGGAAAAAGTTTCGGGTGATGCTAGCCTGATGGAGATGTTTGACCTGGCCAACCTTGACCCTAAAGAATACAAGATGGGAGAAGTCAGTGCCCGGGCAGGGCAAGCCTGCCTTCAATACCTGGAATTGGGCATTGGAGAACTGATGGCTGAACGGGCAGCAGCAATGGTTTTTGCCCCACTGAACAAGCTGGCCATGCGCCTGGCTGGCTCTCCCTTCAAAGGCGAACTAAACCATTTCATAAGCTTGACCAAGGCCGAACTGGCCGGAGAGATCAATTTTTTGGAACCCTTATGGACGTCTCGGGTCACCTCTCATGTTGCTTTTCGGGAAATCTGCGATCAGCTAACTCCCGACCGTATTTTGCGGGCAATTACTCTTCTGCATAAAACCATGTGCCGGGCGGGCCTGGAAAAGCCACGGATTGGGGTTGCGGCCCTGAACCCTCATGGGGGGGAGAAAGGCCTCTTTGGCCCGGAAGAAGAGACTATCATCGCGCCTGCTGTGGAAAAAGCAAGGCAGCAAGGGATGGAGGTTCGAGGCCCATTTCCCGCGGATACCATCTTTGTCCGGGCCCGCAAAGGTGAGTTCGAAGGCATCGTGACCATGTACCACGATCAAGGACAAATCGCCACGAAGCTTTTGGGCTTCGATCGGGGAGTAACGGTATCCGGGGGGCTTCCGGTGGTCATTGCTACTCCCGCTCACGGGACAGCCCACGATATAGCCGGTAAAGGGATCGCCGACGTGGGAGCTTTTCAGGCGGCGTTACGAATTGCAGTGCGCATGGCCGGCACCAGGTGA
- a CDS encoding type II toxin-antitoxin system VapB family antitoxin gives MRTTLNIDENILTKASQLTGIKEKTALVRLGLEALIARESSKRLAKLGGTEKKLQPIPRRRPS, from the coding sequence ATGAGAACTACATTAAATATCGACGAAAACATCTTGACCAAGGCGTCTCAGCTTACGGGGATTAAGGAAAAGACGGCCTTAGTCCGGCTTGGGTTGGAAGCTCTGATTGCCCGGGAATCCAGTAAAAGGTTGGCCAAACTGGGCGGTACGGAGAAAAAGCTTCAGCCCATTCCTAGGCGAAGGCCGTCTTAA
- a CDS encoding PIN domain-containing protein codes for MLVDTSVWVQHFRAGNQHLEDLLQEGQVVTHSFIIGELACGNLKNRLEILSLLQSLPTTLTLAFEEFLFFLEQNQLMGTGLGFVDVHLLASAKLADTPLWTLDKKLNAASHTLGIRYR; via the coding sequence ATCCTCGTTGATACGTCGGTTTGGGTCCAACATTTTCGGGCGGGTAACCAGCACCTGGAGGATCTTCTCCAGGAAGGACAGGTTGTGACCCATTCCTTTATCATTGGGGAATTGGCCTGCGGGAATCTGAAGAACCGGCTTGAAATTCTTTCTCTGTTGCAATCCCTGCCGACCACCCTTACTCTTGCTTTCGAGGAATTTCTCTTTTTCCTGGAGCAAAATCAACTCATGGGGACAGGGCTTGGGTTCGTTGACGTTCACCTCCTTGCCTCCGCGAAGCTCGCTGACACCCCTCTATGGACTCTGGATAAGAAATTGAATGCAGCTTCCCACACACTTGGGATCCGATAC